Below is a genomic region from Dechloromonas denitrificans.
TCAACATACCAGACATCCAACTGGAAACGCTCGGACCAGGAAATAGCATTCCGGCCATTGACCTGCGCCCAGCCAGTGATCCCGGGAAGCACATCGTGGCGACGCGCTTGTTCATCTGAATAAAGCGGCAGATACGCCATCAACAAGGGGCGGGGGCCGACCAAACTCATATCGCCCTTGAGCACATTGAGCAACTGCGGCAACTCATCAATACTGAGCCGCCTCAACCACTGCCCCCAGTGTGTCATGCGTTCAGCATCCGGCAAGAGGCTACCCTGTGCGTCACAGGCGTCGCGCATCGTCCGAAATTTATACAGAATGAATGGCTTCCCCTTGTATCCTGGGCGCTCCTGCCGGAACAAAACCGGGCTCCCCATCGTCAAACGGACAATCAATGCACCGATAAGCATCAAAGGCATGCTTGCCAGCAACATTAAGGCAGCCACCGAAAAGTCAAAAATACGCTTGCTGCTGACGCCAAGGCTCACGATCTCTCCTGCCCGAGTAGTTGATTCACGAAGTTCATCTGATCCAGAACAACGATCTCCGCCGAGAATTGCTGTTGTGCCCGCCGACGAGCCTGCCCTCCCAAGCGAACACACCAATCACGATCAACGGTCAGTCGCTCAAGGCAAGCAGCAATCGAAGAAACGTCAGCCGGCGGATGAAGCACGCCACTTTCACCATCTGCTACCGCATCGGTCAGGCCGTAAATAGCCGAGACCATCGCTGGAATACCGCAGGCAGCCGCCTCTATCACAACCGAACCAAAACCTTCGCGGTAGCTTGGAAGACAAAAAAAATCCGCTGCAGCCATGAAATCTTCGGGTCGCGGAGTCGCCCCCAAAAGATGCAAGCGTGGATGGTTCAACGCCAGACGAGCAATCTCCGGCGCCAAATTCTCCTCATCCGGACCGACCAGCAACAAAGCCAGTTGCGGCAAGCGCTCTGCAACGCCAGTAAATGCGGCAACCAGGTCGAGCACTCCCTTGTCGCGATTAAGGCGCCCGACATAGAGTGCCAGCACCATATCATCGCCATACCCGAGAGCCTCCCTGATTGCTTTTCGAACTTCCGGATTCGGCCGAAAACGAGCCGCATCCACACCGGAAATCGAGCCATGCCCAAGCACATCGATCTTGCACTCCGAAACAATGCCTTGCGTAATCAGGAAATCACGTTGCGAGGCACTGTCAGCAAGCAGGCGGGTAGCACATGCAGCGATAAGACGATCTAGCGTTTTCAGCAGCCAACGGAACGGGCCACGGCGTGTAACCCAAACTTGTCCGGTAAAGGTATGGATACGCACACGCACGCCACACCAGAAAGCAGCTAACTGCGTCAGCAACCCTGCCTTTGGGGTCACAGAGTGAACAAGCGAAAACCCCCCGGCACGAATAAGGCGCGCAAGCCTGAAAACCGCCAATAAATCACGCCACGGACTGACCTGCCGAGCAATTTCAAGAGGAACAAAATGCACACCAACAGGCAAACTCTGCTGAAAAGCAGGCATATCATCCGAGCAGGCGACGGTCACATTGTAAAACTCTGATAATTTCCTGATATAGGTCATCAGAAATGCCTTTACCGTCATTGGCACGGCGACGACTATCAGAATTCGCTGACGTGTCATTGAACTCACCCCGGGATCAGCAATCGGAGACATTGATATTCATCGCTCAGATATCAATCTGAATTTACTTAACCCAAGCGAGGCTGTGATACGACCTGCCAACGTCGCAACATCAAGCATGGCCGCAACCGGGATCATGAGAATTGGCTGCCACCAAAAGCGCCACCAAGGTCGATCAGTGCTACGCCGGTATGGCTCGATGCCTCCCCGCACGACAAAATAAGCCAGCATCGCTGGCAACGCACCTGGAACGCCCAAAGCGGATAGCGCATAAATCAGTGCAATCGCGAGGAGCATGAAGTTTTTCCGGGCACTTCCCACGCCAGCGACAGCGGCGCTTTGTTCGTAGACAAACCACTTTTTAAGCGCTTGCCCCAGTGTTTCCGGAAAGTGCCGGTATTTGACCAAGGCTTCCGGGCAGTATGCAGTCGCGATGCCCGCGTTTGAGATACTTTGATTCCATAAAATATCTTCACCGGAGCGCAGATGCTCTTCAAAAAAACCAGATTTTTCAAAAACATCCCTGTGAAACAATGAAGCTGGCAATACCGGCGTAGCCCGCCCTTGTCCGTAGGAAACAGCACAAATCATCCTGCCGAACGGATGTTCTGAACCAAAATTGCAACTGCCGTACACGGCCTGGGCATGCGACCGTTGCTGCCTCGCCCAAAGTTTGCCGAGCCAGTCAGCGTTGGGTGAAATGCCTGCATCCAGAAATGCAATCCATTCCTGTGTTGCCGCTTTGACACCCACATTTCTGGCAGCGCCAGGATATGCATCTGGGCGATGGCATAACTGAAACTGGATATCATCCTGTTTGGCCAGTCCCATCCAGGATTCGATGCTGCCGACACTGCCATCAGATGAACCAGTATCGACAAAAATGACTTCTGCTGGCCTGGGCGACAAAGCACTCAGGCACCCGAGCAACTCCCCCAGGCTTGATGACTCGTTACGTACTGGAATGACGACAGAAACAGGGAGTACAGGCGATGTAGATAACGACATCATGCTCGCCGTCCCAACAATCCCGCCAGACGCTGCCTCACGACAAACAGAGCGAACCAGATCCTGCAGCGTAACAAACTGCCACCATTCAGCGAGATGACATGTGCCCTTGCCCGATAGTCGGCCAGAATGCCGCTCGAAGTCGCTGGCATTGGTACGATATGGGTGCAGCACTCGATATGCGGCGCAACCCAGAGGCGAACACCACGCTGGCGCCAGAGCACAGAGTGAATGACATCCTCGCTGTAGGCTTTACCGGGGAAGGGATAGTAGTTTTCACAGACGAGGTCTTCCCGACTACAAAGGACGCAGCCTCCCGGCAACCATTCCGTCTCTACCAGAGGAGCATTGCAGTAGTCGGGATCAACGGCATAAGGTATCCCGGAACGATCGATCCGCCCCATTCGCCTGGCGCCCCAGGGCGCAGCACCGATCACGGTCGCTGACAAGCTTTGCAAAAAGCCTTTCAGATTGCTGCGATAGCGGGTCAAGTACTGGCCCGTTTCACAGAGTTTGAACAACGGTGCAACCGCCATGGGCTGCGTTGCGTCACTGCATACATCGAACAATTGTTCGAGCGCAGTCGGTGACAGCATCACATCATCATCCATCTGTAATACAAAAGGATTTCGCACCTGAGCGAGTCCCAGGGCACGCTGGGCAACTTGGCCTCGACACGAGGTCCACAGCACGTGAAGGCAATCGTCTTCCTGGAATCGAGCCTCGGGCACGACGCCTTGAGGAATACAAAGCATGATTTCCTCAGGCACCCGCGACCCCGACCTTAGGCGAACCAAGGTCGCCTCAAGGTCTCGCCCACCAAGTGTGGCAATCACCACAGATACAGGCAGCACGTCAGGTCTTAACGTCAAGGGCATACGATTTATTCTTCCATCTTTCAAAGAGCTTGCCAGCACTTCCGGGACTTACTGCAAGAAGGCAGCCTTGATTATGTCGCCAATGAAACTTCATTTTGCCTTTTGCCAGGCAAAATCACGTTTTGCCAAGCTGGCAACGAAGGATCCAGCAAAAAATACGGCAATGGGACAGTTATTTGCCGAGCAGATATTTGTCGTAGAGCGTCGGCGAATTCATCAATCGTCCTTACCTGAGAGACGCCCGCTACGCCACGAAGCGCATTTGCATTCAACCGCCCCCCGTCGAGTATCTGGACTACATTCTTACCGGCGCAATATGCATCAACCGCCGCTGACGTTATCGCGCTGGTGACGACAACATCACAACGCTGTAAAAGCCTTGACAACGGTCGCTCATCGACAAGCAGCTCAACACCAGCCAGGAAGTCTGAATCAATTCTGTAAGGAAAAGCTGGATGCGGCTTGAATATGTAACGCGTTTTGCCTTCAAGGGCTTTCACCGTCCCGGCAAGCCATTTGAATATCAGGTCATTGGTTGAAGAATCGAAATCACCGCAAACGAGAACACGCAGGGTCTCTGTCGTTCCACTCTCCGCATCCACGTACGCTGCCAAATGAAGATAACGCAACGCTTCGACCTCAACGATTCTCTCGACTGGATAGCCACCTGACAAAGCGGTGGCTTTCGCCACCGGGCCATTTAGCGCGTAGAGATCCGGCATTGGGAGACACTGAGCGCCCCTTTCGTCATAACTGCGTGGGTCATAAAAATATCTCAGATCCCAGTAACGAATCGTCGAGTGAGGAACAGCAATCAACTGACCATGCCCGTTGCTACGCCAGGCGTGAATGAGCGCCATTTCCCAAGGCTGATTTTCACAAATGTAGATGCCCATGCGCTGACGGGGAACGCGAGATAGCACCCGCTCGAAGAGTCCGATACGAAGACACTCCATCAGCGCAGCCGGCCCCGTCAGTGACTCTCGCCACTCATCTGCAAGAAGAGGCCAAAGATTCAGCGCCGACCCGCTCAGGACTACGCTGCTCTGAAATCCATCAATCCTTCTTACCGCGCGCTGAAGCAGCATGAAATCACGCACCGCCCGAAAAAGAGTGGAAACAGGTGGCAGGATATCGACGACGCCATGAAACTCCCAACCGTCAGCGTTGCGCTCAAAGCGCTCCACCAAGCTGGCAGCCTCCGCCATTGTCGGAATTGCCGGCTGGGGATGGAAGATATGAAACCAATTGGTGCGAACGCCACTATCGGAGAGTTTCTCAACGAGACTACTCCAGTAATTCGAAACAAATCTGCCCGTTTCAAAGGCGCTCTTTTCCAGATGCACCAACACATCAAAAAACGACACATCTGCTAATTCGCTACTGCTCCGGTGCGTATGCCTCAAGGCAGCAGGAAGCCTGGTAATACAGAAACGTGCAAGGGAGAAGAAGGCGCGCACCACGGGTGGCAAGCGAAGGTAAATCGATTTTTGGCGAAGCGGATAATCCTGAGAATGACTGAGGCGACGCCACTCGAAATCGATTTTCAACGTCTTGGCGTAAGCACCGAAACAATCCGCAAGCGGGGCATTATCGGAAATCAACAATATCGAGTCTGCCCCATCCACCAAGAGCAATTTCTCAAGGGCAAGTAGCTTGATCGCATCTGGAACAAGTGATTTAGCCGAGATATTGAATTTCTGTGCCGGAGATCCCAGCCACCAGAAACTGAGTTGCTGCCGAATCAACAAATGTTCAACAGCCCTCTTTCCCTGGATTTCAGCCTCGCCAAGCGCAAAGATCCAGGCAAGATACTGACTTCGCAGCGCGTCAGCCGTTTTTTCCACCAGCACGGGAATCGAAATACATCTTTCGTGGCCTTCAGTTTTTTCCCCGAATCCACGCCAAAGCACGGTACGCTCAAACGCAAGGTTCGGAGTGCCATCCCCGTCCCAGACCAGAACAGCACCTGCTGTAGCCCCCTCGGCCAAGCATTTGTTACCCGGCATTACACCCCTTGCATCAAACGCTCGACCTTCTTGAGGTCTTCCGGTGTATCAACAGCCTGCGTGTCATGAATGGTGGAGGCCATGCGAACGCGCATTCCATGCTCGAGAACACGCATCATGTCGACTGACTCGGCGATCTCCAGCGGGGTCGGTGCGAGCCGGGTGTATTCGAGCAGAAAATCCCGACGAAATGGAATGACACAGACCTGTTTGCCCATAGGAACGCTATCCGCCTTGCAACGAGTCGGAATGGGCTCCCGAGAGAAATACATTGCGTTCAGATTGAGATCGCAAACCACTTTGATGCAGTTTCTGTCCTCGAACTCAGCTGTATCCTTGATCTTTCCCAGCAGGTTGACGACCATGACTTCCGGATGATCAATCAACGGTTGTACCGCTTCGGCAATCATGTCCGGATGCGTCATGGGCTCGTCGCCCTGCACCATAACCACGATGTCATATTTAATTTGGTACTTGCTCTCGAGTTTGAGCAGCGCTTCCGCGCATCGGTCAGATGCACGTTCATATTCGTCGCTCGTCATGACCGCCATGCCACCGATCGATTCGACATAATCGAAAATTTCCTGATCACAGGTTGCCACTGCAGTATGTGTGAGGAGTGGTGATTGGGCGACACGCTCAAAAACGTGTCCAATCATCGGCTTTCCGAGAATCGGCGCCATCGGCTTTCCTGGGAAGCGACTGCTCCCCATGCGTGCAGGAATCAAGGCAAGAATTTTCATATCTTCATCCAAGGTACAAGTTATTCATGGTTATCGAATTCGACGGATCTTGCCCATTCGACAAACTTGGCCAAACCCTCATCCAGCATTGTAAACGAATCGATTCCCAGCACATTCTTCAGCGCCGAGATGTCCGCATAGATTCCGCTTTGATCGCCCGGGGTACCGCCCTGAACGTAGAAAGATGCGCCCGGCACATGGCTGCATATACGCTCAAGGAGACTGCCCACCGTTGTCTTGAGTCCTGTCCCGACGTTGATGGTCGTCCCCTTTGCATCGGGCAAACTCGCGGCGCGAAACCAAGTCTCGACGACATCATCGATGTAAATAATGTCGCGGAAACGATCAAGACTCCCTTTGACCTCTATCTTTCCCGTCACCAATGCCTGCGCCAGAAAAATGCTTACCATCCCCTGACGTAAATTCGTCAAATCCTGGCCCGGTCCGTATACATTGAACATCCGCAGAATGACGGAAGGCAGTTTGCCCTGATAGACGCGCAAGTATTCTTCTGAGGCGTACTTTCCGACGCCATAACACGACAATGGCCTGCAAAAGCGTGACTCACCGATCGGCGCATCATCAACCGCGCCATAAACGGACATCGAACTCGCATAAACGAGTCGTTCGACGGAATTCTCGATGCCATAACGGATCAGATTCAGGGTCGATACCGTATTTTTCTCAAGATCAGCCACCGGATCATCAAAGCTGATTTCTCCCGAAGACTGCCCCGCTAGGTGAAGAATTTTTCGGCAATCTCCGGGAATCTTTGCAATCGTCGAGCGCAGAGCCAGATCCCCTTCAATCAGGTCAATTCCCGATGGCACATTTTCAATGCGCCCATTCGAAAAATCGTCCACCCCAACTACGGCATAGCCCTCTTGCAAGAAACGGGATGCGACATGAGACCCGATGAAGCCGCCTACCCCTGTAATCAGAACTCTATCCATCCCGGTACACCTATTCCTTGCTGATAATACCAACCAAGGTATCGCATTTGCCGCTACGGATCAGCGACTGCTTATACGACTCCTCGACATCCTCGCCGAGCAGCTCTGTAAACCGGCCCATTCCACCGGGTCGCCCATTCCTCGCCCAGACCATATGATTCGACAGGTCATACCGCTGATCGCGAAGTATCTCGCAGGAACCGCCCAGTTGATCCAGAAGGAAACGTAGCGAGGCCTCACTGAAATACCACGGATGGGCAATCGACCAATAAAAGCGCTCGAACTCGGGAATGTCATAAACCGAATACAGGGGGTCTGCTGCGTTCGGGATTTCAAATATGATCCGCCCGCCCGGTCGAAGCATCTTGAGTTGATCCTTCAAGAACGCCAAAGGGTCTGCAATATGTTCAAGCACGAAAAAATGAAGTATCAGGTCAAACTGCGCCTGTGGCACTTCTTGCTGCAACTGCCCAAGCGACTGATAGACCGGCAAACCGCGCCCTCTTACAAACTCGCTGAATACTCCGGAAGGCTCAATCCCGGTGCAGCGATGCCCCGCTTCAGCCAGGGGATAAAGCATGAATCCCGACGAGCAACCGACTTCAAGAACATCAGAAGCCCCCACCAGAAAAGGTGCGAGATATTTCATTCTCCGCAAGCGGGTCGATTCATTGGCAACAAGGTGCTGCTCAGTCTTCAGCCAGCCACCCGCATCACCAGATCGGCTCGACATGAAGCCTTCAAATTCAGCCGCATAAAAGCGAGCCTCTTCCTCTGGCGTCAGGCCAGGAAACTGATATCGAACATCGCAAGCTTCGCAGTGAAAAAAAGCACGAGAGGCCGATTCATCGCCGTATACATGGCGTGTAACTACGGACTGGGCATCATGTCCAGCCAAACAAAGCGGACACTGATTAGGCAATGCCATTGACTACATCTCCTCCGAAATGCCCGGTTTCGAGCTGTTTTACCATGATTGCCGGATTACCCGCCGCAATCACCCCAGCGGGAATATTTTTGGTCACCACAGAGCCGGCTGCAATGATACTTCCCTGACCGATGGTCACGCCGCGCAAGATCGTCACCCCGGCGGCGATCCATGCGTCATCACCAATGGTGATCGGGCACTCCTCGAGTTCAATCGCTGCAGGAAAAGGATAACCGTGCTTGGCCATATACTGCTGATGTCGCACCCTAGCATCAACCGGATGAGTCAAGTTATCGCAAATGAAGCAGTCGTGGGATATCAGAACCCGGTTACCAATATCAACACGTGAAAGTGACCATATCCGCGTCCCCTGCCCGACATAACTGCAATCGCCGATGGATATGACGCCTTTATTGAAAAAACTATAAAGCTCACCCGCACAAATCACATAGTCGCCAAGTGAAATTTCGCCCGAAGCCGTCTTGGTGATGATGATTTTTGAAAGATCTGCAGAAGTATGGCGCCCTTGCCGATACTTCGAGGAAAACCGCCTCACTCGAAAGAGCCACAGCTTGAACCTGGCACGAAGTCTCATCAGCATGGCAATTGGGGATTGGTCGCCGACGCACGCAAGAAGACAGAATCAATCGAGTAGGCCAGGAACCTGTAGCCCTCTGCCATTCTCTGCCGGAGTTGCTCTTGATCAGGCTGCACGACGTGAACGCCACATGGCTTGCTGAACGTTGCACAGACACTGCGAATTCGATCCATCACCGCAACAAATTCAGGCGTATCAAATTTCCCGGTCATTCCCATGGAGGCAGAAAGATCATACGGGCCGATCAAAATCGCATCCAAGCCGTCGACTGCCAGAATTTCTTCCAGTTGGTCTACCGCGTGGACATGCTCAATCATTGCAATCAGCAAAGGAGCCTGAGCCTCCTCGGCATAGCTGTCGAAATGCATGCCAAACAAATTTGCGCGCGAAAAGCCGACGCCCCGCTTGCCTGCCGGAGGCCAGCAACAGGCATCTCGCGCTCGATTCAGTTGCACAGCCGATTCCACCATTGGAACGATCACACCTCCAGCCCCTGCATCCAGTGCCTGCTTGCAGTCTTTGGGCTCCCCTTGTGCCAGACGAACCAGCGGCAAAGTACCGCCCAGTTCAAGGGCACGGAACAAGTCAGGTAATTGATGAGGGCTAATGGAACCATGTTCCATATCAACAGCCACCCAGTCATAACCTGACTGCCCCAGTATTTCGGCAATGGAGGGGTGAGGAATCTGAATCCAGCTTCCGATGCTTGCTATTCCATCGCTCAAGGCACGGCGAATGGCTTTGATTTTTTCTCTTCGGTTCATAGTCCGACAAAATCCTCGACAAAAGCACCGTTGTAGTTACTGAAGACACCACGATTATCGTGATGTCGGCGCAACAGAAACGGCACATCATTTTCAAGCGCAGCATTCATGTCAGCAGTGGCATCGCCGATCATCAGAGAATCAGACGACAAAACATCCCGACGACGAAGCACCTGCTGAATGGCATCTCCCTTGCGAGTTGGCGCGCCAAAAACATCGGAAAAACATGGGCGCAATCTGATCGCAGCCAGAATCTCTTCTATCTCGCCCTGCGGAGTGGCAGTAACCAAAACAAATTCCTGCTGATACGGATTGCTACGCAGAATGTGCTCAACGCCAGGAACCCACGGAGCCGCAACAACGCGACTCAATACGGCACGCGAGAAACGGTGAATGTAGTCTTCAACCAGTTGCTCCGTCACCGGCAAGCCAGCCCACGCCAGATAAACAGGCATTTTCTCAAAGCGGGACATTCCACCATTCGCTTCGTGGTGTAAGCAAACACGCTCCGCAACCTCCGCACCGAACGGGAAAAACAACTGCACAAAGGCTTCCGTTTTGATAGCAACGGATTCCTTGATAACGCCATCAAAATCCCAGAATATCAGGCGGAACCCGGATAATCTCTCGCCCAAAATCAGGCTCTCACCCAAATCTGGTTATAAGTATTCTGGAAGCCCGTCGTCGAACTATCGATCATTTCGGAATGGAGCTTGTGCTTAAGGCTTAATCCAGCGGCTTTCAGCAGCTTTTCGCACCCTTCAGCCTGCTCAAGAAAATCATCGTTAACCTCGATCAGAACCTCCTTGACTCCCTTCAATACCGACGCGCCTCCGGACAGAATCAAGTGCTCGATACCATCGACGTCCATCTTGATATAGTCTGGTTGAGGAATGTTCAGCAGGTCACGGACCGAATCCATTGGCAAACCCATGGTCTGAAACTCGAAAACCTTTCTGATCGCCTCGCCATCCCATCCGTAATCCTCTCCAAAGGTCGACAATGCTCCACCCCACTCCGTGGTTGTCATCCGGAGTTGATTCGAGCCAATTTCGGTGCTCAGCGCAAACGGCACGATGCAAACCTTGCTCACCAGATCGTTCAGATAAATGTTCCGCGCCAGCAATTCGAGATTGAAAACCGACGGCTCGAAAGCCCATACCCGGCAATTGCGCTGCTTGGCTGCGTACGTTGCGTACAAGCCAATATTGGCCCCGACATCCCAAAGAATAGCCCCTTCCGGAATGCCATCGATCCACTCCAGCGTTTCCGGCTCTTTGGTAGAAAAAGTCTGGGCGCGCCACTCACAAAGGACATTGGGGGTGGCGAATTTGAATGAACTGCCTTTATGCGTGACCTCGCGCACTTGCTCCATCGATGCGCTCAGTATCTGCTTGAAGAGATACTTGCCAAGCCGGGTCTTGCCGCCAGTATCGAGTGAGAATTGGATCGCCCCTTTCAGAGCTGCTTTCAAATGGGCTTTCACGCTTTGATTCCTTCGTCGGTATGGATGTTTTGTATTTCCCCGATCAACTGCAGCAAACCCTGGCCCAGATCGACATGCATCGGTGGCACGTATTTCCTGCCCAGCTTGGGTTGATAGGCATAGGGAGTTCGGACATAGTGGCCAGCATAGGGAGTTTCTTCGAATTCCACGGCTTGGGGAATGCCGAGTATTTCTCCCAGCATTTTCAGCAAATCCATCACTCTCATCGGCTCCTGCCCGGTAAGGACGACGTGCTGATTCCTGAATTCCTCGCCCAGAGCAGCCACGCTCGCTCGCGCCGCATCTTCGACATGGATGTACTCCCGCATCGCTTCGGCACTACCTGCATAACGAATCTTGCCGGTCTTGAGCGCTTCATTGACGATCCGCCACAATCCGTTCTGGTGATCCGACCTCGGCCCATAAAGCGAGCCGTAGCGCAAAACGGTGTAATCCAGCCCGTATGAAGCCTGATACTCCTCGACATAGTGCTCTGCAGACTGCTTGCTGCAACGGTAGAAACTACCTTGCCGGCTGTAAACGTACACCGTGCTGGCATAGAAAAAACGTTTGACACCGTTAAGGCGACAAGCCTCAAGCACATTGGCATTGCCCAGCACGTTGATGCGCACCGTTTCCAGCGGTTTGTCCAGTGCCTCGTTCAGGTCCGCCAGCGCCGCAAAATTATAGACATACTCACAACCGGAAATGGCAAACGACAAACGCTCCGCATCCAGCAGGTCACCGATCACCATTTCCTGATCGCTGCGCAGCCATGGAGAGGCTCTGCGGTCGTAAACGGAAACCTGATGACCCGCGTCGCTAAGCGCATCTGCAACATGGCTGCCGAGAAATCCGGAACCTCCGATTACACATACCCTTGCCATCTCAGAATCCTTCTCTTTGCACCGTGTACTCGGCCTCGGGCACCAGCCCCATCAACGGCGTACCGGTCAAAAAACGTATTGCCTCTTCCGTTGCCTCGATTTCCATACGCGTACGGCAATCAATGGACATCGAGCCCATGTGCGACGTCAGTACACATCGCTCGATTGAAGCCAGCCGCCCCTTATAGGGTTCCTCGCAAAACACATCGACTGCAGCACCGGAAAGATGACCGGACTCCAGCACATCAGCGAGGTCATCTTCATTGATGATGCCACCGCGAGCCGTGTTGATGATCATTGCATCAGGCTTCATCTGGAGAAGATGTTCGCGACGCACCATATTTTTTGTCTGTGCAGTCAACGGAACGTGGAGGCTGACAATATCTGCCTCTCGAAAAACAACATCTTTATCCACCCACTCGACAGGTAAAGAAGGAGGCAATTGACAAGCCTCTGGATTGATGTCGCTGACCAGCAGTCGCCCAGCCCCCAGCGAGGCCAGATGCTGCAAAACCCGCCCGCCAATACGGCCAGCCCCAACGACGCCAATCGTCAAATCGGGAATGCGCCGACCGAAATAGCGATGCCAAACGCCACGATGCATCTGAGCACTGGCAACATGGATGGAACGCATCAACGAGAACATCAAGCCGATAGTCAGTTCGGCAACGGCCGGCGCTGGCGCGTCAGGTGTGTAGCTGACTGAAATTCCGCGTCGCTCAGCCGCCAGCAAATCAACGCTATCCAGCCCGATGCCGACACGGGAAATCATTTTCAGTCGGGGGGCATTGGCCATCACTTTCTCTGAAATCACCTCTGTCCCGGCAATCAGGACCTCGAAATCGCCCACCATTTCGGCGAGCTCATGTTCCTTGAGCTTGCGGCCCAGCGGGTTGATCAGGTACTCGATTCCTGCCGCTTCAAGCTGCCGGATCGGTAGATCATTTTTATCCCCGAATGGAACAGTCGTGATCAGAACTTTGGCCATCTGAAATCCCTGTGAATCAAATCTATATATCCATACTTAATGCGGTATCGAGCAACCAGATTGCGTCTTTAACGAGACATGCCGGCAGTGCAACATAATCGTGCGGGGCAGCAAGC
It encodes:
- a CDS encoding 3-deoxy-manno-octulosonate cytidylyltransferase, with product MKILALIPARMGSSRFPGKPMAPILGKPMIGHVFERVAQSPLLTHTAVATCDQEIFDYVESIGGMAVMTSDEYERASDRCAEALLKLESKYQIKYDIVVMVQGDEPMTHPDMIAEAVQPLIDHPEVMVVNLLGKIKDTAEFEDRNCIKVVCDLNLNAMYFSREPIPTRCKADSVPMGKQVCVIPFRRDFLLEYTRLAPTPLEIAESVDMMRVLEHGMRVRMASTIHDTQAVDTPEDLKKVERLMQGV
- a CDS encoding NAD-dependent epimerase/dehydratase family protein encodes the protein MDRVLITGVGGFIGSHVASRFLQEGYAVVGVDDFSNGRIENVPSGIDLIEGDLALRSTIAKIPGDCRKILHLAGQSSGEISFDDPVADLEKNTVSTLNLIRYGIENSVERLVYASSMSVYGAVDDAPIGESRFCRPLSCYGVGKYASEEYLRVYQGKLPSVILRMFNVYGPGQDLTNLRQGMVSIFLAQALVTGKIEVKGSLDRFRDIIYIDDVVETWFRAASLPDAKGTTINVGTGLKTTVGSLLERICSHVPGASFYVQGGTPGDQSGIYADISALKNVLGIDSFTMLDEGLAKFVEWARSVEFDNHE
- a CDS encoding sugar transferase; the protein is MSLGVSSKRIFDFSVAALMLLASMPLMLIGALIVRLTMGSPVLFRQERPGYKGKPFILYKFRTMRDACDAQGSLLPDAERMTHWGQWLRRLSIDELPQLLNVLKGDMSLVGPRPLLMAYLPLYSDEQARRHDVLPGITGWAQVNGRNAISWSERFQLDVWYVDHQSFWLDLKILLLTVKKVFASRDVNAAGHVTMPAFTGNTENSL
- a CDS encoding TIGR04326 family surface carbohydrate biosynthesis protein, producing the protein MPGNKCLAEGATAGAVLVWDGDGTPNLAFERTVLWRGFGEKTEGHERCISIPVLVEKTADALRSQYLAWIFALGEAEIQGKRAVEHLLIRQQLSFWWLGSPAQKFNISAKSLVPDAIKLLALEKLLLVDGADSILLISDNAPLADCFGAYAKTLKIDFEWRRLSHSQDYPLRQKSIYLRLPPVVRAFFSLARFCITRLPAALRHTHRSSSELADVSFFDVLVHLEKSAFETGRFVSNYWSSLVEKLSDSGVRTNWFHIFHPQPAIPTMAEAASLVERFERNADGWEFHGVVDILPPVSTLFRAVRDFMLLQRAVRRIDGFQSSVVLSGSALNLWPLLADEWRESLTGPAALMECLRIGLFERVLSRVPRQRMGIYICENQPWEMALIHAWRSNGHGQLIAVPHSTIRYWDLRYFYDPRSYDERGAQCLPMPDLYALNGPVAKATALSGGYPVERIVEVEALRYLHLAAYVDAESGTTETLRVLVCGDFDSSTNDLIFKWLAGTVKALEGKTRYIFKPHPAFPYRIDSDFLAGVELLVDERPLSRLLQRCDVVVTSAITSAAVDAYCAGKNVVQILDGGRLNANALRGVAGVSQVRTIDEFADALRQISARQITVPLPYFLLDPSLPAWQNVILPGKRQNEVSLAT
- a CDS encoding class I SAM-dependent methyltransferase, which translates into the protein MALPNQCPLCLAGHDAQSVVTRHVYGDESASRAFFHCEACDVRYQFPGLTPEEEARFYAAEFEGFMSSRSGDAGGWLKTEQHLVANESTRLRRMKYLAPFLVGASDVLEVGCSSGFMLYPLAEAGHRCTGIEPSGVFSEFVRGRGLPVYQSLGQLQQEVPQAQFDLILHFFVLEHIADPLAFLKDQLKMLRPGGRIIFEIPNAADPLYSVYDIPEFERFYWSIAHPWYFSEASLRFLLDQLGGSCEILRDQRYDLSNHMVWARNGRPGGMGRFTELLGEDVEESYKQSLIRSGKCDTLVGIISKE
- a CDS encoding glycosyltransferase yields the protein MMSLSTSPVLPVSVVIPVRNESSSLGELLGCLSALSPRPAEVIFVDTGSSDGSVGSIESWMGLAKQDDIQFQLCHRPDAYPGAARNVGVKAATQEWIAFLDAGISPNADWLGKLWARQQRSHAQAVYGSCNFGSEHPFGRMICAVSYGQGRATPVLPASLFHRDVFEKSGFFEEHLRSGEDILWNQSISNAGIATAYCPEALVKYRHFPETLGQALKKWFVYEQSAAVAGVGSARKNFMLLAIALIYALSALGVPGALPAMLAYFVVRGGIEPYRRSTDRPWWRFWWQPILMIPVAAMLDVATLAGRITASLGLSKFRLISER
- a CDS encoding glycosyltransferase family 4 protein, with protein sequence MSPIADPGVSSMTRQRILIVVAVPMTVKAFLMTYIRKLSEFYNVTVACSDDMPAFQQSLPVGVHFVPLEIARQVSPWRDLLAVFRLARLIRAGGFSLVHSVTPKAGLLTQLAAFWCGVRVRIHTFTGQVWVTRRGPFRWLLKTLDRLIAACATRLLADSASQRDFLITQGIVSECKIDVLGHGSISGVDAARFRPNPEVRKAIREALGYGDDMVLALYVGRLNRDKGVLDLVAAFTGVAERLPQLALLLVGPDEENLAPEIARLALNHPRLHLLGATPRPEDFMAAADFFCLPSYREGFGSVVIEAAACGIPAMVSAIYGLTDAVADGESGVLHPPADVSSIAACLERLTVDRDWCVRLGGQARRRAQQQFSAEIVVLDQMNFVNQLLGQERS